One window from the genome of Candidatus Spechtbacterales bacterium encodes:
- a CDS encoding type IV pilus twitching motility protein PilT translates to MAAYEQQLFELLETVAKQSASDLHLSAGRIPTLRIDGGLVPVKKSKILTPEDTEGFMEVLLNEDQKKALERNRAVDLSYAYKNIARFRINIYYQFNTISIALRFIPAKIRTLDELGLPDILHKFSKYQQGLVLLTGPAGHGKSTTLAAIMDEINNTRTEHIITVEDPIEYIFTQNRSIIDQREVGRDTPSFRAALRDSFRQDPDVIMLGEMRDPETISTAITAAETGHLIFGTLHTNSASQTIDRIIDSFPPEQQSQIRAQLALTLVGVVSQRLLPKIDGGRVPGIELLLVNSAVRNLIRENKVHELALVIETSADQGMISMNRYLANMVKQGEIAMEVAEDYSLNPTELKMLTSK, encoded by the coding sequence ATGGCAGCTTACGAACAACAACTATTTGAACTATTAGAGACAGTAGCAAAACAAAGCGCTTCTGATCTCCACCTTTCGGCGGGACGTATTCCTACGTTGCGCATAGACGGAGGATTAGTGCCTGTAAAAAAGAGTAAGATTTTAACCCCGGAAGATACTGAGGGTTTTATGGAGGTTTTGCTTAACGAGGATCAAAAAAAGGCACTTGAAAGAAACAGGGCGGTTGACCTCTCCTACGCGTATAAAAATATAGCGCGATTTAGGATAAATATTTATTATCAGTTCAACACTATATCCATAGCTCTTCGTTTTATACCTGCTAAAATACGCACACTGGATGAGCTGGGTTTGCCGGACATTTTACACAAGTTTTCTAAATACCAACAAGGACTCGTTCTGCTTACGGGACCCGCGGGACACGGAAAAAGTACAACATTAGCCGCTATTATGGATGAGATAAACAATACCAGGACTGAACACATCATAACTGTTGAGGATCCCATAGAATACATATTCACACAAAACAGGTCCATTATTGACCAGAGAGAAGTCGGAAGAGATACACCCAGTTTTCGGGCTGCTTTACGTGATTCGTTCCGCCAGGATCCCGATGTAATAATGCTTGGTGAAATGCGCGATCCTGAGACAATATCTACTGCTATTACAGCGGCTGAAACGGGGCATCTTATATTTGGAACCCTGCATACCAACTCCGCATCACAAACGATAGACCGTATAATAGATAGTTTCCCACCTGAACAACAGTCGCAGATAAGGGCGCAGTTAGCACTTACCTTAGTGGGGGTTGTCTCCCAGCGTTTGTTGCCAAAAATAGACGGGGGGCGCGTACCGGGAATAGAACTACTTCTTGTTAATTCAGCGGTAAGAAACCTCATAAGAGAAAACAAAGTGCATGAACTGGCGCTTGTTATAGAAACAAGCGCCGACCAGGGCATGATATCAATGAACCGCTACCTTGCTAATATGGTAAAGCAGGGAGAGATAGCGATGGAAGTTGCCGAAGATTACTCCCTTAACCCAACGGAGCTTAAAATGCTAACAAGTAAGTAA
- a CDS encoding type II secretion system protein — MQMFTKKSKGFTLIELLVVIAIIGILATIVLVSLNDARQKARDTKRVGDLRQVQLQMEIYYDDNSVYPNNPAAGGVAACTTLATEWDTVMVAIGLDGVNDPTATATYVYGSDSIAGAATTYVVGGTLEDATHNALNAAPDKDGTIQGCNCDGAVYCLTG, encoded by the coding sequence ATGCAAATGTTTACAAAAAAATCAAAGGGTTTTACACTTATTGAGCTGTTAGTTGTTATCGCCATTATCGGTATTTTAGCAACTATTGTTTTAGTATCTCTTAACGACGCGCGTCAAAAGGCTCGTGACACAAAGCGAGTTGGTGACCTTCGCCAGGTGCAGTTGCAGATGGAGATATATTATGACGACAATAGCGTTTATCCTAATAACCCCGCCGCCGGTGGTGTTGCAGCTTGCACAACATTGGCAACTGAGTGGGATACAGTGATGGTAGCTATTGGGCTAGACGGTGTAAATGACCCAACTGCCACAGCTACCTATGTATATGGCTCAGACAGCATTGCTGGTGCCGCTACTACTTATGTAGTAGGAGGTACTTTGGAGGACGCCACTCACAACGCTTTGAATGCTGCTCCTGACAAGGATGGCACTATTCAAGGTTGCAATTGCGATGGAGCTGTTTACTGTCTAACAGGCTAA
- a CDS encoding type II secretion system F family protein, protein MPLFEYESRTPEGETQTGRVDAVSKDAALEILQRNSLIVIKLESVDEALIFSRRIKLFERVNKKEISVFSRQLSTLFQASVPLVVSLRTLANQAENLKLKDTIMDTASNVDGGMPFSQALEQSPDVFSNFYIQMVRAGEESGTLDQVLVYLAEYTERDYYIMSKIKGAMTYPAFIVGVFFLIGILMLAFVIPSLLGALGNIDAELPVLTRGIAFLSDIVRESWHILIVGTIASLFGLWKFTKTPTGKTLWSKVQLKLPVFGKLFQNIYMFRFASSLGMLVRGGIPVNRALEITSNVIDNVVYKEIVIEAKEKVSKGESIAKALSVHPEIDSMVVQMTSVGESTGKLSDILENVSKFYQREISNTVENLVSLIEPIMIVIIGIAVGFLIAGVLLPIYNTTSF, encoded by the coding sequence ATGCCTTTATTTGAATATGAATCCAGAACTCCTGAGGGGGAAACACAGACAGGACGAGTAGATGCCGTCAGCAAAGACGCTGCTTTAGAAATACTCCAGAGAAACAGCCTTATTGTAATAAAACTGGAGTCTGTAGATGAAGCCCTTATTTTTTCACGTCGCATTAAGCTGTTTGAGCGCGTTAACAAGAAAGAGATATCTGTTTTTTCACGCCAGCTTTCCACGCTTTTTCAGGCATCGGTGCCCCTGGTTGTTTCTTTGCGCACTCTCGCAAACCAGGCGGAAAACCTAAAATTGAAAGATACAATTATGGATACGGCATCTAATGTGGACGGAGGAATGCCCTTTTCCCAGGCGCTTGAACAAAGTCCGGATGTTTTTTCAAATTTTTATATACAGATGGTAAGGGCGGGAGAGGAGTCAGGAACATTAGACCAGGTTTTAGTTTATTTGGCCGAATATACAGAGCGCGATTATTATATAATGTCTAAGATTAAGGGCGCCATGACATATCCGGCATTTATTGTAGGTGTCTTCTTTCTTATAGGTATACTAATGCTCGCTTTTGTTATACCCAGTCTTTTAGGCGCTTTGGGTAATATAGACGCGGAACTCCCCGTGCTTACAAGAGGAATAGCCTTTTTATCTGACATAGTAAGAGAGAGCTGGCACATTTTAATAGTTGGTACAATAGCTTCATTGTTTGGATTGTGGAAGTTTACAAAAACCCCTACAGGCAAAACGCTTTGGAGCAAGGTACAGCTAAAACTGCCTGTTTTTGGAAAATTATTTCAGAACATATATATGTTCCGTTTCGCGAGTTCCCTTGGAATGCTTGTAAGGGGAGGCATACCTGTAAACAGGGCTTTAGAGATTACATCAAACGTTATAGACAATGTTGTTTACAAGGAGATAGTTATAGAGGCGAAGGAAAAGGTAAGCAAGGGAGAAAGTATAGCTAAGGCCTTATCTGTACACCCGGAAATAGACTCCATGGTGGTTCAGATGACATCGGTGGGAGAAAGTACGGGAAAACTAAGTGATATTTTAGAAAATGTTTCAAAATTTTATCAAAGAGAGATAAGCAACACAGTGGAAAATCTCGTTTCGCTTATAGAGCCCATAATGATTGTAATAATAGGTATCGCTGTCGGTTTTTTGATAGCGGGAGTACTTTTGCCGATTTACAATACCACATCATTTTAA
- a CDS encoding response regulator: protein MTKKILLVEDDPFLSEIYITKFEESGYVVEVADDGEKGLQKLKESKPDLALLDIILPKMTGLEILEQMQKDESLKRIPVIVLSNMGSDEDTNKAIELGAAGYLIKSQYTPSEVVAKVEEVINK, encoded by the coding sequence ATGACAAAAAAAATTCTATTAGTTGAGGACGATCCGTTTTTGTCCGAGATATATATTACAAAATTTGAAGAGTCGGGCTATGTTGTTGAGGTGGCGGATGACGGAGAAAAGGGCCTTCAAAAACTCAAGGAGTCAAAACCCGACCTCGCTCTTTTGGATATAATACTTCCAAAAATGACGGGTCTTGAGATACTGGAGCAAATGCAAAAAGACGAATCTTTAAAAAGGATACCCGTGATTGTTCTTAGCAATATGGGTTCTGATGAGGATACAAATAAGGCAATTGAGCTGGGAGCGGCGGGATATCTTATAAAAAGCCAATATACTCCCAGCGAGGTGGTCGCAAAAGTGGAAGAAGTAATTAATAAATAA